One part of the Dyadobacter sp. 676 genome encodes these proteins:
- a CDS encoding RagB/SusD family nutrient uptake outer membrane protein, whose protein sequence is MKSKKYKLVLVGIAALSFASCTDLVTEEKDSILQATGSGFTPGDPAILLVSAYKDLGTYPDQNNIYALGEHTSAEMIPPTRGVDWGDNGVWRTLDSHSWDATHQAIRETWNLLNQRAYKATEIIASNPTPAQAAEAKFLRAFHMFHVMDFWGQVPFRNVSDAVDVNPKVLTRSEAFDFIVKDLEEALPNLSKRGPSPTNGVASKAAANTLLARLYLNKAVYKSAKPEGPYTFEKADMEKVIKYADAVAADGYALEKDYFNNFSKTAASEVIFVSIEGTPENRWMMTLHYSQDPSGWNGFTTLADFYDKFEEGDSRKGVKPTEDGSQYSWLGKGFLIGQQRGPVKDADGVYVKDAAGKIKIQDVIDTRSQKPLVFTRDVPLTGAATEKGIRVIKYHPATAGEYILLRYAEVYLAKAEAMFRSGDVAGALKLINDLRTARGAKALSALTLDSLFDEIGREMYWEGGKRTVEVRFEKYTNGEGVVVKEPHTVLFPIPSTAIISNPNLNQNPGYN, encoded by the coding sequence ATGAAAAGTAAAAAATATAAATTAGTACTTGTCGGTATTGCAGCTCTGTCCTTTGCCTCTTGTACCGACTTGGTTACGGAAGAAAAAGATTCCATTCTCCAAGCAACAGGTTCCGGTTTTACTCCTGGTGACCCCGCAATTTTGTTGGTGTCAGCTTACAAAGACCTTGGCACATATCCCGATCAAAATAATATATATGCCCTTGGCGAACACACATCGGCGGAAATGATCCCACCGACCCGGGGAGTTGACTGGGGAGATAACGGGGTATGGAGGACGTTGGATTCTCACTCCTGGGACGCTACTCATCAGGCAATTAGAGAGACGTGGAATTTGCTGAACCAGCGCGCTTACAAGGCAACCGAAATTATTGCATCGAACCCGACGCCGGCTCAAGCGGCCGAAGCTAAATTTTTGAGAGCATTTCACATGTTCCATGTTATGGATTTCTGGGGCCAAGTACCGTTCAGGAACGTATCGGATGCAGTGGATGTCAACCCGAAGGTATTGACGCGGTCAGAAGCATTCGACTTTATCGTAAAGGACCTGGAAGAGGCGCTTCCCAACTTATCAAAGCGGGGGCCTTCTCCAACAAATGGTGTCGCATCGAAGGCTGCCGCAAATACATTGTTGGCTAGGTTGTACCTCAATAAAGCAGTTTATAAATCTGCCAAGCCCGAAGGTCCGTACACTTTCGAGAAGGCAGATATGGAAAAAGTTATTAAGTATGCCGACGCAGTTGCGGCCGATGGCTATGCTCTTGAAAAGGATTATTTTAATAACTTTTCAAAAACTGCGGCTTCGGAGGTGATTTTTGTCAGTATCGAAGGAACGCCGGAAAACCGTTGGATGATGACGCTGCATTACAGCCAAGATCCCAGCGGATGGAATGGATTTACGACCCTCGCGGATTTTTACGATAAATTTGAGGAGGGTGATAGCCGGAAAGGTGTGAAGCCGACGGAGGATGGTTCTCAATACTCTTGGCTGGGAAAGGGTTTTTTGATTGGGCAACAAAGAGGGCCGGTTAAAGATGCCGATGGGGTTTATGTGAAGGATGCTGCAGGCAAGATCAAGATTCAGGATGTGATCGACACCAGGTCACAAAAACCGTTGGTGTTTACGAGAGATGTTCCACTTACCGGCGCAGCTACGGAAAAAGGTATTCGCGTCATAAAATATCATCCGGCAACTGCGGGCGAATACATTTTGCTTCGTTATGCAGAAGTATACCTCGCGAAGGCAGAAGCGATGTTTAGAAGTGGTGATGTTGCAGGGGCATTGAAATTGATTAACGATCTTAGAACTGCAAGAGGTGCAAAAGCCCTGAGTGCCTTGACATTAGATAGCCTTTTTGATGAAATCGGAAGAGAAATGTACTGGGAGGGAGGCAAAAGGACTGTAGAAGTAAGATTTGAGAAGTACACAAATGGTGAAGGGGTAGTTGTCAAGGAGCCGCATACAGTGCTTTTCCCAATCCCATCCACTGCCATTATTTCTAATCCGAATTTGAATCAAAATCCAGGTTATAATTAG